ATGATATAGAATTTTCTTGTGAAGATGCAGGAAGAACAGAAATAGATAATTTATGTTTTATAATAGAAAATGTAATAAAAAATGGTGTTACTACTATTAATATTCCTGATACTGTTGGTTATACAATTCCATTAGAATTTTCAGAAATAATAAAAAAAATATTAAATAAAGTTCCAAATATAGATAAAGCAAAATTATCAATTCATTGTCATAATGATTTAGGAATGGCTGCAGGAAATTCAATAACTGCAATACAAAATGGTGCTAGACAAATAGAAGGAACAATAAGTGGTATAGGAGAAAGATCTGGAAATACTGCTCTAGAAGAAGTTATAATGGCTATAAATACAAGAAATGATATATTAAATTTTAAAACTAATATAAATATTAAAAAAATTTATAATACTAGCAAAAAAATAATTGAAATATGTGATTTTAATATATCACCTAATAAACCTATAATAGGAACAAATTCTTTTTCTCATTCTTCTGGAATTCATCAAGATGGTGTTTTAAAAAATAGGAAAAATTATGAAATAATTTCTCCTGATTCTATAGGATCTAAAAAACAAAATTTCAATTTAACTTCTAGATCAGGAAGATCTGCAATAAAATTTTATATGAAAAACATGGGGTATTCAGAAAAAGAATATAATTTAAATAAATTGTATAAAGATTTTATAAAATTAGCAGATAAACAAGGAAGAATATTTAACTACGATCTTTTATCTTTAGCATTTACAAAAAATTTTTATAAAGAAAGTGAATATTTTAAATTAATTAATTTAGAAATTTTTTATAAATATAATAAAGAAAATAAAATATTAATTAATTTAAAAATAGGAAAAAAAAATAAAAAAAAAATTATTTTTAATGACTGTAATGTTATATATTTAATTTTTAATTTATTGAAAAAAATTTCTAAAATAAATATTAAATTGAAAAATTTTATATCTAAATCTAGTATTTATAAAAAAAAAATTATTAGTAAAGTAAATGTTACTGTTATATATAAAAATATAAAGTTTTATGGAAATGACATTTCTTCAAATTTTATAAAATCTTATACATTATCTTTAATCAAGATATTAAACAGTATAAGAAAATATAAAAATATTAAAAAAAAATATTAGTATTTATTAATATAAAAATTTTTATAATATTTTTTTATAAAATTTTAAAATAAAAAATGTACACAAATATAAAAATTTTATATTAATTTTAACATAATAAAATATTTATAAAATTTTTATTTTATAAAAAATAATAAAATTAGTTACAACAATTTATTTATAAAATATATTTTTATATTTAATTTAAATATATTATTAAAATAAAATATTTATTGTGTACATTATTTTATATTTTAACTATTATACTTTTTTTTACTCATTTTATCTATATAAGACATTCCAAAAGCAGATATTATAAAAGTAATATGTATTATTACATACCACATTATTTTATTATCTAAAATTTTTTCTGCATTCATAAATATTCTTAAAAGATGAACTGAAGATATAGCTACTATAGAAGAAGCTACTTTATTTTTTATTGAATTTACATCCATTGTACCCATCCAACTTAACCTGTTTTTATTTTCTTTTACTTCTTCCATTTTCATAATAAAATTTTCATATCCAGAAAACATTACCATTACTAATAATCCTCCTACCAATGCTATATCTATTAAAGATAACACTATTAAAACTAGTCCAGATTCTGACATTTTAAAAATTTCTGGAATTACAAAAATAACTTGCTGAAAAAATTTTAAAGTTAACAAAATAAATCCAAAAGATAAACCAATATATACAGGGAACATTAACCATCTTGATGCATATATTATA
The Buchnera aphidicola (Pseudoregma panicola) genome window above contains:
- the leuA gene encoding 2-isopropylmalate synthase, whose protein sequence is MKENIVIFDTTLRDGEQSLPFSLNSSKKLKIAILLEKLGVDIIEAGFPVSSPEDFKSIELISKNIKKSKICSLSRCIKNDIDISAKAMRFYKHNSFRIHLFIGTSELHIKHKLKKNFKDILEMSVQSVIRAKKYTDDIEFSCEDAGRTEIDNLCFIIENVIKNGVTTINIPDTVGYTIPLEFSEIIKKILNKVPNIDKAKLSIHCHNDLGMAAGNSITAIQNGARQIEGTISGIGERSGNTALEEVIMAINTRNDILNFKTNINIKKIYNTSKKIIEICDFNISPNKPIIGTNSFSHSSGIHQDGVLKNRKNYEIISPDSIGSKKQNFNLTSRSGRSAIKFYMKNMGYSEKEYNLNKLYKDFIKLADKQGRIFNYDLLSLAFTKNFYKESEYFKLINLEIFYKYNKENKILINLKIGKKNKKKIIFNDCNVIYLIFNLLKKISKINIKLKNFISKSSIYKKKIISKVNVTVIYKNIKFYGNDISSNFIKSYTLSLIKILNSIRKYKNIKKKY
- a CDS encoding TIGR00645 family protein, whose protein sequence is MEKIIANIIYASRWLMFPVYIGLSFGFILLTLKFFQQVIFVIPEIFKMSESGLVLIVLSLIDIALVGGLLVMVMFSGYENFIMKMEEVKENKNRLSWMGTMDVNSIKNKVASSIVAISSVHLLRIFMNAEKILDNKIMWYVIIHITFIISAFGMSYIDKMSKKKYNS